A single window of Coffea eugenioides isolate CCC68of chromosome 7, Ceug_1.0, whole genome shotgun sequence DNA harbors:
- the LOC113776879 gene encoding putative late blight resistance protein homolog R1A-3 gives MEFRQLVSKLSKLEKNKRFFNMDIEKLRVRLLNQYVLELPLPDDGDNNTYFIVKGLRNYLKSRARIDQNISYLTEDLLQKVMFSKNLLCIATMQGVDQMQLIDLLTHYTFLVVNAECLRKVYWSIYFEGKVFSDIQFEISQLQRKIELVDPQFRATSVRVMKALLKASKALPKSPLTFAPEKNKYIVEEFVDSLLGALRQILECHATFKVPVQDHMLKLHQGIKFISILLFVKQEEFYALPDKVKDRIGVVIIDLGILICSLSVNEIKRGLAKGTDLAISRLVKELQFVMQEVAQTHPPTSSSLGFPRTNELGSIDFFLENLKEVATSEAGSISFPKDHIQRVQEDVIFLRSFLWRIMKQRKQNVKLQALWDGVMEVAHKAELVIDSIALGDRLECLDVIAGDIKHMKTEALKISHSIRSDNEAQGVTNKSIHLESQFSAPALNEVLVGLDKEAKTITDKLIRGSKQLDIVSIVGMAGIGKTTLANTVYHHRSILGHFHIRAWCTVSQVYSKHNLLVQILSGIGSGSPDQYLKEDENDLARILYQALKRNTYLIILDDEWDIEPWNLLKLSFPDDACGSRLLFTSRFQNLSLQFKPDSEPYHLCHRSNKECLELLHMKIGKENCPPALIKILMQVANKCKGLPHTVVIFAGILSRMEPDCWQEFANSLSSSTSMKTEPLELSYSHLPEYLKPCLLYFGAFREDQDIPVRKLSWLWISEGFVQKTEGKSLEDEAEDYLKDLIGRSLVTVTKQRTLAGAKACRLHDLVHEFCVAKAKEESFLQVLHGGNDPSTSTTPCPHRMFIHLTNGEELEKSRLFFPKLRCLLFFRYARWNLIELRDGSLWFSILKLLRVLDIGELRFAGSFPMELLLLVHLRYLAIDLFIESIPSAIDNLSRLQTFLVKGGLGAIALPSTIWNVKTLRHLRITESSLRGFSLPTGDIEDSQALDHLDTFSLAIDCSGESLEKILKKLPSIRRLKCVGGKYPGDPSGILKLDSLRRLESLKLHYFFYCKFEFPMNLKKLTLSYNDQPWSEISTIGKLPNLEVLKLHYRSFEGETWEMQEGEFSKLRFLKLSNLNLRSWTANSDSFPHLEKLVLFQCRQLEEVPSCLGESSTIEMIEVQFGRKSLVSSVEKIQQEQKDAGNEDLKIVVGATLDKELRSEREREEFLSSHMIRTNEPFMSRHVQSWIPLI, from the coding sequence ATGGAATTCCGTCAGTTAGTTTCAAAGCTCAGCAAATTGGAGAAAAATAAGAGATTCTTCAATATGGATATTGAGAAATTGCGTGTGAGATTGTTAAACCAATACGTACTGGAATTGCCACTGCCAGATGATGGAGACAACAACACTTATTTCATCGTCAAGGGCCTCAGGAATTATCTTAAATCGAGAGCAAGAATTGATCAAAATATCAGTTACCTAACCGAAGACCTTCTCCAGAAGGTAATGTTCTCAAAAAATCTACTTTGCATTGCTACAATGCAAGGTGTTGACCAGATGCAGCTGATAGATCTCTTGACTCACTATACATTCCTAGTCGTCAATGCCGAATGCCTGAGAAAAGTATATTGGTCTATTTATTTTGAAGGAAAGGTGTTCAGTGACATCCAATTTGAAATTTCTCAACTGCAACGCAAGATTGAGCTTGTTGATCCCCAATTTCGTGCAACTTCTGTGCGCGTCATGAAAGCTTTGCTGAAAGCTTCAAAAGCACTACCAAAGTCACCACTCACTTTTGCTCCTGAGAAGAACAAGTATATAGTGGAAGAATTTGTTGATTCTCTCCTTGGTGCTCTTAGGCAGATACTAGAATGTCATGCCACTTTTAAAGTTCCTGTGCAGGATCATATGCTGAAACTCCATCAGGGAATAAAATTCATCAGTATCCTTCTCTTTGTGAAGCAAGAGGAGTTCTATGCGCTACCTGACAAAGTGAAGGATCGTATTGGAGTTGTGATCATTGATTTAGGAATTTTAATTTGCTCCCTTTCAGTGAATGAAATCAAACGTGGCTTGGCTAAGGGAACAGATCTTGCAATTTCTCGTTTGGTGAAAGAGCTCCAATTTGTGATGCAAGAAGTTGCACAAACTCATCCACCAACATCATCATCACTCGGTTTCCCTAGGACCAACGAGTTGGGTTCCATCGATTTCTTCTTAGAAAATCTCAAGGAAGTAGCAACGTCTGAGGCTGGTTCAATTTCTTTCCCAAAGGATCACATCCAAAGAGTCCAAGAAGATGTTATATTTTTAAGATCTTTCTTATGGAGAATTATGAAGCAGCGCAAACAGAACGTAAAATTACAAGCTCTTTGGGATGGTGTTATGGAGGTGGCCCACAAGGCAGAGTTAGTCATCGACTCCATTGCGCTTGGGGATAGACTTGAATGTTTGGATGTCATTGCAGGAGATATCAAGCATATGAAGACCGAGGCTCTTAAAATCTCTCACAGCATCAGGAGTGACAACGAAGCTCAGGGAGTTACAAACAAATCTATTCACTTGGAATCGCAATTCAGTGCGCCAGCACTGAATGAAGTTCTGGTGGGCCTTGATAAAGAGGCAAAGACAATTACAGATAAACTTATTAGGGGTTCAAAGCAGCTGGATATTGTTTCAATTGTTGGTATGGCTGGAATCGGTAAGACAACATTAGCCAACACAGTTTACCATCACCGTTCAATTTTAGGCCACTTCCATATTCGTGCTTGGTGTACTGTTTCTCAAGTATATAGCAAGCACAATTTGTTAGTTCAGATTTTATCTGGTATTGGTAGTGGGAGTCCTGACCAATATCTGAAGGAGGACGAAAATGATTTGGCTAGAATACTGTACCAGGCTTTGAAGAGGAATACGTATCTCATCATTTTGGATGATGAGTGGGACATTGAGCCATGGAATTTGTTGAAATTATCATTTCCAGATGATGCCTGTGGAAGCAGGCTTCTCTTCACCAGTAGGTTTCAAAATTTGTCTTTGCAATTTAAACCTGATAGCGAGCCTTACCATCTCTGCCATCGTAGCAATAAGGAGTGTCTTGAATTGCTTCACATGAAGATTGGCAAAGAAAATTGTCCTCCAGCGCTAATCAAAATTTTAATGCAAGTGGCAAATAAGTGCAAGGGGCTCCCTCACACAGTTGTCATTTTTGCTGGAATTCTTTCAAGAATGGAGCCAGATTGCTGGCAAGAATTTGCAAACAGTCTTAGTTCCAGCACTTCTATGAAGACTGAACCATTGGAGCTGAGTTACAGTCATCTACCTGAATATTTGAAGCCATGCCTTCTTTACTTCGGTGCATTTCGAGAAGACCAAGACATTCCCGTCCGAAAGTTGTCATGGCTTTGGATCTCTGAAGGATTTGTCCAAAAGACAGAAGGGAAGAGCTTAGAGGACGAGGCAGAAGACTACTTGAAGGATTTGATTGGTAGAAGTTTAGTAACGGTTACCAAACAAAGAACTCTAGCTGGTGCCAAGGCTTGCCGACTTCATGATTTGGTACATGAGTTTTGTGTGGCAAAGGCCaaagaagaaagtttccttCAGGTTTTACATGGGGGTAATGACCCTTCTACTTCTACTACGCCCTGCCCCCACCGAATGTTTATCCACTTGACCAACGGAGAGGAGCTTGAGAAGTCAAGGCTATTCTTTCCCAAATTACGTTGCTTGCTCTTCTTTCGTTATGCTCGTTGGAATTTAATAGAGCTTCGTGATGGTTCCCTTTGGTTTTCAATATTAAAACTTCTTAGAGTTTTAGATATTGGGGAACTACGTTTTGCTGGCAGTTTTCCAATGGAATTATTGTTGCTTGTTCACTTAAGATACTTGGCAATTGACTTGTTTATCGAGTCCATCCCCTCTGCAATAGACAACCTCTCAAGACTACAGACATTTCTTGTCAAAGGAGGTCTTGGTGCTATTGCCCTGCCAAGTACTATCTGGAACGTCAAGACATTGAGACATCTAAGGATAACAGAGTCCTCACTGCGTGGTTTTAGTTTACCCACTGGTGACATTGAAGACTCCCAGGCTCTAGATCATTTAGACACTTTTAGCCTTGCAATTGACTGCTCTGGTGAAAGTCTGGAAAAGATACTGAAAAAGTTACCAAGCATCCGCAGACTAAAATGCGTGGGAGGAAAATATCCTGGAGATCCTAGTGGGATTCTCAAGCTGGACAGTTTGAGACGACTAGAATCACTTAAGCTACATTATTTTTTCTACTGCAAGTTTGAATTCccaatgaatttgaaaaagctCACTCTCTCCTACAATGATCAGCCATGGAGTGAAATTTCAACAATTGGTAAGTTGCCCAATCTTGAAGTGCTTAAATTACACTACAGATCCTTCGAGGGTGAAACTTGGGAAATGCAGGAAGGGGAGTTCTctaaactccgattcttgaaaTTGTCAAACTTGAATCTTCGCAGTTGGACTGCCAATTCTGATAGTTTTCCTCATCTTGAGAAATTGGTTTTGTTTCAATGTCGACAGCTGGAAGAGGTCCCTTCCTGTTTAGGGGAAAGTTCTACCATTGAAATGATTGAGGTGCAATTTGGTCGCAAGTCTCTTGTAAGTTCTGTAGAAAAAATTCAGCAAGAACAGAAGGACGCGGGAAACGAGGATCTAAAGATCGTTGTCGGAGCCACGTTGGATAAAGAGCTAAGATCAGAACGTGAGAGGGAGGAGTTCCTCTCATCACATATGATCAGAACAAATGAACCATTCATGTCCAGACATGTCCAGAGTTGGATTCCACTCATTTGA
- the LOC113776881 gene encoding putative late blight resistance protein homolog R1A-10 — protein MWDIEVCNLLKTSLPDDANQSRILFTSRFQNLSLQIKPDSKPHHLRSFTDKESWELLQIKLFGNVGCPPSLCEVGIQIAKNCKGLPLSVVLVTGILATATQDCAMWEEVAKSLGSSIVLEAEQCMKTLEKSYIHLPDHLKPCLLYFSAFPEDKDIPVQSLLWLWISEGFVDKTEGKSLEDVAHKYLMDLIARSLVMATKQRARGGAKACRVHDLVHDFCMAKAKEESFLHTLQHGDIFTYTGLCNPYRLCIYSPTGSDQKSVELEQSGLYFPYLRSLLFFANGAWTFDVLDFCTGFRMFKLLRVLDLGEPFFVATCFPKEVTLLVHLRLTAIGNLSRLETFLVRGCITDVLLPNTIWNIKTLRHLYITRSEKGFSFPIDSKLEDRLDLKNLATLALAIDPSSQSLQKILTKLPSIRKIRCTPLGSRESTGNHNGIFVLDYLSQLESLNMRGFVGYEFEFPLNLKKLTLSSNHQPWSEISVIGKLPNLEVLKLESSSFVGEKWEMKEGEFCRLRFLKLLLLDIRIWTASYDNFSCLEKLVLHICPHLEEVPSCLGEIPTLEVIEVKFCPESALSYVKQIQMEMGNEGLKIVTERCW, from the exons ATGTGGGACATTGAGGTATGCAATTTGTTGAAAACTTCACTACCAGATGATGCCAATCAAAGCAGGATTCTGTTCACCAGCAGATTTCAGAATCTGTCTTTGCAAATTAAACCTGATAGCAAGCCTCACCATCTTCGCTCATTTACTGATAAAGAGAGTTGGGAATTGCTGCAAATTAAGCTATTTGGCAACGTAGGTTGTCCTCCATCATTATGTGAAGTTGGAATTCAAATAGCAAAGAATTGTAAGGGCCTACCTCTCTCAGTTGTCCTTGTTACTGGAATTCTTGCGACTGCTACTCAAGATTGTGCAATGTGGGAAGAAGTTGCTAAAAGTCTAGGTTCCAGCATTGTCCTTGAAGCTGAGCAGTGTATGAAGACACTTGAGAAGAGTTACATTCACTTGCCAGACCACTTGAAGCCATGTCTTCTTTACTTTAGTGCATTTCCAGAAGACAAAGACATTCCTGTCCAAAGTTTGTTATGGCTTTGGATCTCTGAAGGATTCGTGGACAAAACTGAAGGGAAAAGCTTAGAGGATGTGGCACACAAATACTTGATGGACCTCATCGCTAGAAGTTTAGTAATGGCTACCAAACAAAGAGCTAGAGGTGGTGCCAAGGCTTGCCGAGTTCATGATTTGGTGCATGATTTTTGTATGGCAAAAGCCAAAGAAGAAAGTTTTCTACATACTTTACAGCATGGTGACATTTTCACTTATACAGGACTATGCAACCCCTATCGACTGTGTATTTACTCGCCAACTGGGTCTGATCAAAAGTCTGTGGAGCTTGAGCAATCAGGGCTTTATTTTCCCTACTTACGTTCTTTGCTCTTCTTTGCTAATGGTGCTTGGACGTTTGACGTGCTGGATTTTTGTACAGGATTTCGGATGTTTAAACTTCTTAGAGTGTTAGATTTGGGGGAACCATTTTTTGTTGCTACCTGTTTTCCAAAGGAAGTAACATTGCTTGTTCACTTGagattgacag CCATAGGCAACCTGTCAAGGTTAGAAACTTTTCTGGTAAGAGGATGCATTACTGATGTTCTGTTGCCAAATACCATCTGGAACATCAAGACTTTGAGGCATCTATATATAACACGGTCTGAGAAAGGTTTTAGTTTTCCCATTGACAGTAAACTTGAAGATCGCCTGGATTTAAAGAATTTAGCCACTTTAGCCCTTGCAATTGATCCATCTTCTCAGTCCTTGCAAAAGATTCTAACAAAGTTACCAAGCATCCGCAAGATAAGATGCACACCACTCGGATCAAGAGAATCTACTGGAAATCACAATGGGATTTTTGTGCTGGACTATTTGAGTCAACTAGAATCACTTAACATGCGTGGATTTGTAGGATATGAGTTTGAATTCCCTCtgaatttgaaaaagttgaCTCTTTCATCTAATCATCAGCCATGGAGTGAGATTTCAGTAATTGGAAAGCTGCCAAACCttgaagtgcttaaattagAAAGCAGTTCGTTTGTGGGGGAAAAATGGGAAATGAAAGAAGGGGAGTTCTGTAGACTCAGATTCTTGAAATTGTTATTGTTAGACATACGCATTTGGACTGCCTCTTATGATAATTTTTCCTGTCTTGAGAAACTGGTTCTGCATATTTGTCCACATCTAGAAGAGGTCCCTTCTTGTTTAGGGGAAATTCCGACACTTGAAGTGATTGAGGTGAAATTCTGTCCTGAATCTGCTTTAAGTTACGTCAAGCAAATTCAGATGGAAATGGGAAATGAGGGTCTCAAGATCGTCACTGAAAGATGTTGGTGA
- the LOC113776882 gene encoding putative late blight resistance protein homolog R1A-3 produces MASSSSGTSCFESALTFLDEGLEACRDETDSDSMNLMTDIRNLMMEVRLLKTFDLYFSNCMGRDHETLLEHDQKDNTNTESESLRPSKVSCRIQELVNRKTKRLVRRFESIVTPTLRDIKRELTGYHQNIKLLFETDIKELSISKFLDDYSLGQPPLVTDFIDSLSENLRCFLRRKQDFGNTLNYLMEILEEKLMFLKSFIPFATLQGVEGQELRDLLNHVEDMGINAARLISICWFNREDKQVCDEMVSKVSQLLYKINPVDPQDRATYINVLTASKLSKSSDTLALEKNKHIVADFIDCLLDNLMELLQIDTNFLALERNQLLKLQEGVRFLNFLLRQQGKFNELHDEIKGLIGDAVCDAGVVIFSLSKNQLKEGFAEETDLELSRLLKKLNFILTEVAQIYPPPSFRFPRTNELGSIDLLLQNVDELATSEASSIAFPKDQIQRVQEDLQFLRSFLQEIMEQRNQNKELQALWDRVMEVTYNAELVIDSIVIGDKPECLDNIVRDIKLMRAEALEVHGSIRYDTEAQSAVKNCIHMESQLSYPAPNEVLVGLDEEVKMIINRLTRGSKHLNIVPIVGMAGLGKTTFANKVYCDPSIIGYFHIRAWCTVSQVYSKHNLLAMILCSINCRSPDHYLEMNEDDLTVMLYQSLKRNRYLIILDDVWDIKAWNMLERSLPDDTNGSRILFTSRFQNLTSQFSDCEPFHLRQLTVEECFVLLQRKIFGKKGCLPALIKVLTQIANKCKGLPFTVVIVAGILSSIEPDCWQDFANSLSSSTVIETNLLELGYSYLPDYLKPCLLYFGTFPEDENIPVRRLFLLWVSEGFVQKTEGKTLEDVADDYLKNLVNRSLVIVTQQRTIGGAKACRIHDLVREFCVTKAKEESFLHILHGYNDLCTFAGPCNPHRVFIYDSTIEGLKESKLFFPNLRCLLFRANVFITSNRISTVLFHCSLGVLIFKFLRLLDLGEFSLGKSFPMEVVLLVHLRYLAIRSELLSIPDAIANLSRLETLLIRGSQDVRLPNTIWTIKTLRHLFITRSNGYGSRCGFIFPNNLEGSPDLEHLVTLTLAIDPSYQSLQKILKKLPSIRRLRCAGLRYRGNGILMLDHLSQVESLKVHRFDGYHFHFPSNLRKLTLSFTSKPWSEISTIGKLTKLEVLKLNRESFVGRKWEMKEGEFPKLRILKLSELDIRWWTATSSDHFSCLEKLALHGCKKLEELPSCLGESAPLVMIEVKGCESAESSVKQIGEEQMENGNEGLKIDIRSYW; encoded by the coding sequence ATGGCCTCCAGTAGCAGTGGTACTAGCTGCTTTGAGTCTGCTTTGACTTTTCTGGACGAGGGTTTGGAGGCTTGCAGAGATGAGACAGATTCTGATAGCATGAACCTGATGACTGATATCCGGAACCTCATGATGGAGGTAAGATTATTGAAAACCTTTGATCTGTATTTTAGCAATTGTATGGGAAGGGACCATGAAACTTTGTTGGAACATGATCAGAAGGACAACACTAATACCGAGTCTGAAAGTTTGAGACCTAGTAAAGTTTCATGCAGAATTCAAGAACTGGTTAATAGGAAGACGAAGCGTCTGGTTAGACGGTTTGAGTCTATTGTAACGCCAACTCTAAGAGACATCAAAAGGGAGCTCACTGGATACCACCAAAATATTAAGTTGCTTTTTGAGACAGATATCAAGGAATTGTCTATCAGCAAGTTCTTGGATGACTACTCCCTGGGGCAGCCTCCATTGGTTACGGATTTTATTGATTCCCTTTCAGAGAATCTGAGATGTTTTCTCCGTAGAAAGCAGGATTTTGGTAATACTTTGAATTATCTGATGGAAATTCTTGAAGAGAAGCTAATGTTCTTGAAGAGCTTCATTCCCTTTGCCACGTTGCAGGGTGTTGAGGGGCAGGAATTGAGGGATCTGTTGAATCACGTGGAAGACATGGGTATCAATGCTGCACGCCTGATTTCCATATGTTGGTTTAACCGAGAAGACAAGCAAGTGTGTGATGAAATGGTATCTAAAGTTTCTCAATTGCTATACAAGATTAATCCTGTTGATCCACAAGACCGAGCAACATACATTAATGTCCTGACCGCTTCAAAGTTATCAAAATCATCAGACACTTTGGCTCTGGAGAAGAATAAGCATATAGTGGCCGACTTCATTGATTGTCTCCTAGACAATCTTATGGAGCTACTTCAAATTGATACCAATTTTCTGGCTCTGGAGAGGAATCAATTGCTAAAACTCCAAGAGGGTGTAAGAtttttgaatttccttctcagGCAGCAGGGGAAGTTCAACGAGCTACATGATGAAATAAAGGGTCTTATTGGAGATGCAGTCTGTGATGCAGGAGTTGTCATTTTCTCCCTTTCTAAGAATCAACTGAAAGAAGGCTTTGCTGAGGAAACGGATCTTGAGCTTTCTCGTTTGCTGAAAAAGCTCAATTTTATTCTGACAGAAGTTGCACAAATTTATCCGCCACCATCATTTAGATTTCCTCGGACCAATGAGTTGGGCTCCATTGATTTACTCTTGCAAAATGTCGACGAACTGGCTACTTCTGAGGCTAGTTCAATTGCTTTCCCAAAGGATCAAATCCAAAGAGTTCAAGAAGATCTCCAATTCTTAAGATCTTTCCTGCAGGAAATAATGGAGCAGCGCAACCAGAATAAAGAACTCCAAGCTCTTTGGGATCGTGTTATGGAGGTGACATATAATGCAGAGTTAGTCATAGACTCTATTGTGATTGGGGATAAACCTGAATGTCTGGATAACATTGTCAGGGATATCAAGCTTATGAGAGCTGAGGCCCTGGAAGTACATGGCAGCATCAGGTATGACACTGAAGCTCAGAGTGCTGTCAAGAACTGTATTCACATGGAATCGCAACTCAGTTACCCTGCACCAAATGAAGTTCTAGTGGGCCTTGACGAAGAGGTAAAGATGATCATCAATAGACTTACCAGGGGTTCCAAGCATTTGAATATTGTTCCAATTGTTGGTATGGCTGGTCTTGGTAAGACAACATTTGCAAACAAAGTCTACTGTGATCCTTCAATTATAGGCTACTTTCATATTCGTGCTTGGTGTACTGTTTCTCAAGTTTACAGCAAGCACAATTTGTTAGCTATGATTTTGTGCAGTATTAATTGTAGGAGTCCAGACCATTATCTTGAGatgaatgaagatgatttgacTGTAATGCTCTACCAGAGTTTGAAGAGGAATAGGTATCTTATCATTTTAGACGATGTGTGGGACATTAAGGCATGGAATATGTTGGAAAGATCATTGCCAGATGATACCAACGGAAGCAGGATTCTCTTCACCAGCAGGTTTCAGAATTTGACTTCGCAATTTAGTGATTGCGAGCCTTTCCATCTCCGACAACTTACTGTTGAAGAGTGTTTTGTGTTGCTTCAGAGGAAGATATTTGGCAAAAAAGGTTGTCTTCCAGCACTAATAAAAGTTTTAACGCAAATAGCAAATAAATGCAAGGGGCTACCTTTCACAGTAGTCATTGTTGCTGGAATTCTTTCAAGTATTGAGCCAGATTGCTGGCAGGATTTTGCAAACAGTCTTAGTTCCAGCACTGTAATTGAGACCAATCTATTGGAGTTGGGTTACAGTTATTTACCCGATTATTTGAAACCATGCCTTCTTTACTTTGGCACATTTCCAGAGGATGAGAATATTCCTGTCCGAAGGTTGTTCTTGCTTTGGGTCTCTGAAGGATTCGTGCAAAAGACTGAAGGAAAGACCTTAGAGGATGTGGCTGATGACTACTTGAAGAATTTGGTTAATAGAAGTTTAGTTATTGTTACCCAACAGAGAACTATAGGTGGTGCCAAAGCTTGCCGAATTCATGATTTGGTACGTGAGTTTTGTGTAACAAAAGCCAAGGAAGAAAGTTTTCTTCATATCTTACATGGGTATAATGATCTTTGTACTTTTGCTGGACCCTGCAACCCCCATCGAGTATTCATTTATGATTCCACGATAGAGGGGCTTAAAGAGTCAAAGCTGTTTTTTCCCAATTTACGTTGTTTGCTCTTCCGTGCTAATGTCTTCATTACTAGCAATAGGATATCTACAGTGCTGTTTCATTGTTCACTCGGGGTTCTGATATTTAAGTTTCTTAGATTGTTGGACCTGGGGGAGTTTAGTCTTGGCAAAAGTTTTCCGATGGAAGTAGTGTTGCTTGTTCACTTGAGATACTTGGCCATTCGATCAGAACTGTTATCAATCCCAGATGCAATAGCCAACCTCTCAAGGTTAGAAACACTTCTGATTAGAGGGTCTCAAGATGTTCGGCTGCCAAACACCATCTGGACTATTAAGACATTGAGGCATTTATTTATAACAAGATCCAATGGTTATGGTTCCAGGTGTGGTTTTATTTTTCCCAACAATCTGGAAGGCTCCCCGGATTTAGAACATCTAGTTACTTTGACCCTGGCGATTGATCCCTCTTACCAAAGCTTGCAAAAGATACTGAAAAAGTTGCCAAGCATCCGAAGGCTAAGATGTGCAGGACTCAGATATCGTGGCAATGGGATTCTCATGCTGGACCATTTGAGTCAAGTAGAATCACTTAAGGTGCATCGATTTGATGGATATCACTTTCATTTCCCATCGAATTTGAGAAAGTTGACTCTCTCATTTACTTCTAAGCCGTGGAGTGAAATTTCAACAATTGGTAAGCTGACCAAGCTTGAAGTGCTCAAGTTAAACCGTGAATCCTTTGTGGGAAGGAAATGGGAAATGAAAGAAGGGGAGTTCCCTAAGCTCCGAATCTTGAAACTGTCAGAGTTGGACATCCGTTGGTGGACTGCAACATCTTCTGATCATTTTTCCTGTCTTGAGAAATTGGCTTTGCATGGTTGTAAGAAGCTGGAAGAGCTCCCTTCTTGTTTAGGGGAATCTGCGCCTCTTGTAATGATTGAGGTGAAAGGGTGCGAGTCTGCTGAAAGTTCTGTGAAGCAAATTGGAGAAGAACagatggaaaatggaaatgaGGGTCTAAAGATTGATATTCGAAGTTATTGGTGA